A stretch of Desulfovibrio desulfuricans DSM 642 DNA encodes these proteins:
- a CDS encoding DUF4198 domain-containing protein yields MHIRSHFYAALALMGLMISSTAALAHEFILKPDTATPAAGQKTRMQAQAAHVFMVSEEAENPANVRLYLLQGDKKTDIALVEDKALVSLVGDFTLAQNGPAMLVGHRLPQIWCETTQGEMEGSRAALEAKGMKVKSSGKYEKFAKTLLNPASNDTLFGKALGQDLELVLLTNPADIKPGAPLNVQVLLRGKPVPNATVGLTHDAFSKEQDTYKSKAQTDAQGKASFTVDKPALWMLRTTVVEKTPGADADEHHLRATYVFPVK; encoded by the coding sequence ATGCATATCCGTTCGCACTTCTACGCTGCTCTGGCCCTTATGGGTCTCATGATTTCCAGCACTGCCGCCCTGGCCCACGAATTTATCCTCAAGCCCGACACGGCAACCCCCGCCGCCGGGCAAAAAACCCGCATGCAGGCGCAGGCAGCTCATGTGTTCATGGTCAGCGAAGAAGCCGAAAATCCCGCCAACGTGCGCCTGTACCTCTTGCAGGGCGACAAAAAAACCGACATCGCCTTAGTGGAAGACAAGGCGCTTGTTTCGCTGGTGGGCGACTTCACCCTCGCGCAGAACGGCCCTGCCATGCTGGTGGGCCACCGCCTGCCCCAGATATGGTGCGAAACAACGCAGGGTGAAATGGAAGGCAGCCGCGCCGCCCTTGAAGCCAAGGGCATGAAGGTCAAATCTTCCGGCAAGTATGAAAAATTCGCCAAGACTCTGCTCAATCCCGCCAGCAACGACACCCTGTTCGGCAAGGCTCTTGGCCAGGATCTGGAACTTGTGCTGCTGACCAATCCCGCAGACATCAAGCCCGGCGCACCCCTGAACGTACAGGTGTTGCTGCGCGGCAAGCCCGTGCCCAATGCCACTGTGGGCTTGACCCACGATGCCTTCAGCAAGGAGCAGGACACCTACAAATCCAAGGCGCAGACCGATGCGCAGGGCAAGGCCTCCTTTACCGTGGACAAGCCCGCCCTGTGGATGCTGCGCACCACGGTGGTGGAAAAGACCCCCGGCGCGGATGCTGACGAGCACCATCTGCGCGCCACCTATGTGTTCCCCGTAAAGTAG